Proteins encoded in a region of the Zea mays cultivar B73 chromosome 2, Zm-B73-REFERENCE-NAM-5.0, whole genome shotgun sequence genome:
- the LOC100501272 gene encoding Phospho-2-dehydro-3-deoxyheptonate aldolase 2, chloroplastic-like: MALATNSAAAAAAVSGGVASQPRRAAVFLPLKRRTISAIHAADPSKNNGPAVPAAAGANSSASAVATPEKKPAAHGKWAVYSWRSKKALQLPEYPNAEELDAVLKTIETFPPVVFAGEARRLEERMAEAAMGRAFVLQGGDCAESFKEFHANNIRDTFRVLLQMGVVLMFGGQMPVVKVGRMAGQFAKPRSEPFEEKDGVKLPSYRGDNVNGDDFTEKSRVPDPQRMIRAYAQSVATLNLLRAFATGGYAAMQRVTQWNLDFMDHNEQGDRYRELAHRVDDALGFMTASGLTVDHPIMTTTDFWTSHECLLLPYEQALTREDSTSGLFYDCSAHMLWVGERTRQLDGAHVEFLRGVANPLGIKVSDKMNPSELVKLIDILNPSNKPGRITIITRMGAENMRVKLPHLIRAVRNAGLIVTWITDPMHGNTIKAPCGLKTRPFDSILAEVRAFFDVHDQEGSHPGGVHLEMTGQNVTECIGGSRTVTFDDLSDRYHTHCDPRLNASQSLELAFIIAERLRKRRMRSGLNSSLPLPPLAF, translated from the exons ATGGCGCTGGCCACCAACTCCGCCGCAGCAGCCGCGGCCGTGTCCGGTGGCGTGGCATCGCAGCCGCGCCGCGCGGCCGTGTTCCTCCCGCTGAAGAGGCGTACCATCTCCGCCATCCACGCCGCCGACCCGTCCAAGAACAACGGGCCCGCGGTCCCCGCGGCCGCAGGCGCCAACTCCTCCGCCTCGGCGGTGGCCACGCCGGAGAAGAAGCCGGCAGCGCACGGGAAGTGGGCGGTCTACAGCTGGAGGTCGAAGAAGGCGTTGCAGCTCCCCGAGTACCCGAACGCGGAGGAGCTGGACGCGGTGCTGAAGACCATCGAGACGTTCCCGCCGGTGGTGTTCGCCGGAGAGGCGCGCCGCCTCGAGGAGCGCATGGCCGAGGCCGCCATGGGCCGCGCCTTCGTCCTCCAGGGTGGCGACTGCGCCGAGAGTTTCAAGGAGTTCCACGCCAACAACATCCGTGACACCTTCCGCGTCCTTCTCCAGATGGGCGTCGTGCTCATGTTCGGTGGCCAGATGCCGGTCGTCAAG GTGGGGAGGATGGCTGGCCAGTTCGCCAAGCCAAGGTCTGAGCCGTTCGAGGAGAAGGACGGAGTTAAGCTGCCGAGCTACAGGGGCGACAACGTCAACGGCGACGACTTCACCGAGAAGAGCCGCGTGCCGGACCCGCAGAGGATGATCCGCGCCTACGCACAGTCGGTGGCGACACTCAACCTGCTCCGCGCGTTCGCCACCGGAGGGTACGCTGCCATGCAGCGCGTCACTCAGTGGAACCTCGATTTCATGGATCACAACGAGCAAGGTGATAG GTACCGTGAATTGGCCCATAGGGTGGATGATGCTCTTGGGTTCATGACTGCATCGGGGCTTACAGTCGACCACCCGATAATGACGACTACTGACTTCTGGACCTCGCACGAGTGCCTTCTCTTACCCTACGAGCAGGCTCTTACCCGTGAGGATTCCACCAGTGGCCTTTTCTATGATTGTTCGGCCCACATGTTGTGGGTTGGTGAGCGCACTCGACAACTCGATGGAGCTCATGTTGAATTCCTCCGTGGTGTTGCCAACCCTCTGGGCATAAAG GTGAGCGACAAAATGAACCCCAGTGAGTTGGTGAAGCTGATTGATATTCTGAACCCTTCAAACAAACCTGGAAGGATCACCATAATTACAAGGATGGGGGCAGAGAACATGAGGGTGAAGTTGCCTCATCTCATCCGTGCTGTTCGCAATGCTGGACTGATTGTCACATGGATTACTGATCCTATGCATGGAAACACCATCAAGGCCCCTTGTGGCCTGAAGACTCGTCCATTTGACTCCATTCTG GCTGAAGTGCGTGCCTTCTTCGATGTGCATGACCAAGAAGGAAGCCACCCTGGGGGCGTCCACCTTGAAATGACTGGGCAGAATGTGACCGAGTGCATCGGTGGATCACGGACCGTGACCTTCGACGATCTGAGCGACCGCTACCACACCCACTGCGACCCAAGGCTGAATGCCTCCCAGTCCCTGGAGCTCGCCTTTATCATCGCAGAGAGGCTGAGGAAGAGGAGGATGCGATCGGGGCTCAACAGCAGCCTGCCACTGCCGCCACTGGCTTTCTGA